One genomic window of Pelmatolapia mariae isolate MD_Pm_ZW linkage group LG5, Pm_UMD_F_2, whole genome shotgun sequence includes the following:
- the LOC134627209 gene encoding uncharacterized protein LOC134627209 — MCNHTVALLFQTAHYSQLRVPVVPPVHSCTESEQQWHKPRTVGVKPGPINSMIFTKPVPNRMAHTGVRSDFYRGMVGPLPDPCLFRIMEEYAKFNIEDRLLVTTMNMRPDKPLVESAFGLVQEGSVLSYQQPVLTTRYITLHRDAPPTPHLPLEGYDILPSDCVFVCSEEELLHLKSLSVTLEMAHKIEEATREQSSSSEWHQLRRPRVTASKFREVCHVRGQSSAESLAERILKGTRQTADIRRGTEMEPVIAAEYSRLMNVNYSPCGLVIHPIAPWLAASPDGVVFDPNEYPQFGLVEFKCPNVQNVIDCKYVQMECGTPKLKKEPRILLASARTTAHQWDAVV; from the exons ATGTGCAATCACACAGTGGCATTGCTCTTCCAAACAGCACACTACTCACAACTCAGAGTGCCGGTTGTCCCCCCTGTGCATAGCTGCACGGAATCTGAACAGCAATGGCACAAGCCACGGACAGTG GGTGTGAAGCCAGGACCCATCAACTCCATGATCTTCACTAAGCCGGTACCAAATAGGATGGCCCATACTGGAGTACG GAGTGACTTCTACAGAGGCATGGTGGGTCCGTTACCAGATCCTTGCTTGTTCAGAATAATGGAGGAATATGCAAAATTTAATATTGAGGACAGGCTACTTGTGACCACAATGAACATGAGACCTGACAAGCCCCTTGTGGAAAGTGCCTTTGGGCTGGTGCAGGAGGGCAGTGTTCTGTCATATCAGCAGCCGGTTTTGACAACCCGGTACATCACACTACACCGTGATGCACCACCAACACCGCACTTGCCTCTGGAGGGGTATGACATCTTGCCATcagattgtgtgtttgtgtgctcagAAGAAGAGCTTCTGCATCTGAAAAGCTTGTCTGTAACTCTGGAAATGGCTCACAAAATAGAGGAAGCTACACGTGAGCAAAGCTCTTCATCTGAGTGGCATCAGCTCCGCAGGCCCAGAGTGACTGCCTCTAAGTTTCGGGAGGTGTGTCACGTCAGAGGCCAGAGCTCGGCAGAGTCACTAGCAGAGCGTATATTGAAGGGAACAAGGCAAACAGCAGACATAAGGAGAGGAACTGAGATGGAGCCTGTAATAGCAGCAGAGTATAGTAGGCTAATGAATGTTAACTACTCACCCTGTGGTCTGGTCATTCACCCCATTGCCCCCTGGCTTGCTGCATCTCCTGATGGTGTTGTTTTTGACCCCAATGAATACCCCCAGTTTGGCCTTGTTGAATTCAAATGTCCCAATGTACAAAACGTTATTGACTGCAAATATGTGCAGATGGAATGTGGTACCCCTAAACTAAAAAAAGAGCCACGCATATTACTGGCAAGTGCAAGGACAACTGCTCATCAGTGGGATGCAGTGGTGTGA
- the LOC134628004 gene encoding uncharacterized protein LOC134628004, with the protein MSIKRKVFKTEHFQKQEKKYSEHCCVPLCSASAKFNGILSFHGFPTHSDLRRQWLVNIRRDHFTITSHTRVCSRHFASDQLIEPTTLDGRRRLIKGAVPTLFEWNGYKVEPPRRSVWERTERRPELVPPDDQEEHSLTRDHDYCSVPEPSALDISASAAEDLSKDVETLRKEIQELRVQREFGLQRFAGSDTDIRFYTRFPSYDHLMAFWFLIEPCIYKMIRVSRAKSAANRNEEVLTPARTSTRQLLQPVDEFFLFLVFLSVGLKERDLAHRFNIHQSTVSRIIATWTNFLATALGSQCIWLTREEVQAYLPEEFKDFSDTQMILDCTELRCQTPSSPLLQSEMYSSYRSHCTMKALVGIAPHGPVTFISNLYAGSVSDKELFKQSGIAEKLTEDMAVMVDKGFLITDCCKCKVYCPPFLSKQKPAYQVKETQAIARLRVHVEQVIRRIKQNKLFDSIITMSHVYNINQLFAVACMLSNYQNTALVKKWVK; encoded by the exons atgagtataaaaaggaaagtatttaaaacagaacattttcaaaaacaggagaagAAATACTCCGAGCATTGCTGTGTCCCACTTTGTTCGGCTTCAGCCAAATTTAACGGCATACTAAGTTTTCATGGCTTTCCGACCCATTCCGACTTGAGAAGACAATGGCTGGTAAACATACGCCGGGATCATTTCACGATTACCTCTCACACCAGGGTCTGCAGCAGACACTTTGCCAGTGATCAACTCATAGAGCCAACAACCCTTGATGGTCGAAGGCGGCTTATTAAAGGGGCTGTACCAACACTTTTTGAGTGGAATGGCTATAAAGTTGAACCACCGCGGCGTAGTGTTTGGGAGAGAACGGAGCGACGCCCTGAACTAGTTCCTCCTGACGATCAAGAAGAGCACAGTCTTACAAGAGATCATGACTACTGCTCAGTCCCTGAGCCGTCTGCATTGGACATATCTGCATCAGCTGCAGAAGACCTGTCCAAAGACGTGGAGACTCTGAGGAAGGAAATACAGGAGTTACGTGTCCAGCGAGAATTTGGGTTACAGCGTTTTGCTGGCTCCGACACTGACATCCGATTCTACACCAG ATTTCCAAGCTATGATCATTTGATGGCATTTTGGTTTTTGATTGAGCCTTGCATCTATAAAATGATCCGGGTTTCAAGAGCCAAGTCAGCTGCCAATAGGAACGAAGAAGTGTTGACACCTGCACGCACATCAACG AGGCAGCTGCTACAGCCAGTTGACGAGTTCTTTCTTTTCCTGGTTTTCCTGTCAGTTGGTTTGAAGGAGAGGGACCTGGCACACCGATTTAACATACACCAGTCCACAGTGAGCCGCATTATTGCAACATGGACAAATTTTCTTGCCACTGCACTGGGGTCTCAATGCATCTGGCTTACACGTGAAGAAGTGCAAGCTTACCTCCCTGAGGAATTCAAAGATTTCTCAGACACCCAGATGATCCTCGACTGTACAGAGCTGAGGTGTCAGACACCATCCTCACCACTTCTCCAGAGTGAAATGTACTCTTCGTACAGATCCCACTGTACGATGAAAGCCCTGGTTGGCATAGCTCCACATGGTCCAGTGACATTCATCTCTAATCTGTATGCTGGTTCGGTTAGTGACAAGGAACTATTCAAACAATCAGGCATTGCTGAGAAGTTGACTGAAGACATGGCAGTGATGGTAGATAAGGGCTTCCTAATCACCGATTGTTGTAAATGCAAAGTGTACTGCCCACCTTTCCTATCTAAGCAGAAGCCAGCATACCAGGTTAAGGAGACGCAGGCCATAGCCAGACTCAGGGTACATGTGGAGCAAGTCATtaggaggataaaacagaacaaacttTTTGATAGCATCATTACCATGTCACATGTTTACAATATCAACCAACTGTTTGCAGTAGCATGTATGCTGTCAAATTACCAGAACACAGCATTAGTTAAAAAATGGGTTAAGTGA
- the zbtb49 gene encoding zinc finger and BTB domain-containing protein 49 isoform X2 produces MDSLSSHSSYLLQQLQEQRIQGLLCDCMLVVKGVCFKAHKNVLAAFSSYFRSLFQNSPSQKNDVFNLVIQDVSGIGQILDYMYTSHLDINQDNVQALLDIAQCLQVPNVQSMCNAFLKPCPPPVEMPSFSLSGMLGSEHDCLLGSNLPNDVDLPCPSESQRPGFSSDMDHTRRLPISVPNSSSHCEMGSSSQAPVEKQLVHGYKLRNFYSKQYFKQSAIQSNSANSNQGPSVVEEQQCQLAISQPGNSTPVNSGNTVQPNQSSISVSVDRNPDSSLTPSDNLNTPNPDSSMNKPVRPKKAVYLKKYNYLRSQKALEEMCTESVIEPVLSCSKESLQGETVVQVQAPEAPVEDSTAARDEVADTAADAQLPSPPPVNEEEQNLKPVPEPAQQSGHKQYCCEVCGKIFKHPSNLELHKRSHTGEKPFQCNVCGRNFSQAGNLQTHLRRHSGEKPYICELCGKSFTASGDVQRHKVVHTGEKPHLCDICGRGFNNLSNLKEHKRTHATDKTFTCDQCGKSFNTHRKLLKHKARHAGEKPHSCATCGKCFIGSGDLQRHIRSHTGEKPYICNTCGKSFTRSAMLRRHSNMHCKGPPVESQVTDNSEQTHSADGGTSLPKAVSHSKPAAASEQHFSAMMPHTELEKSSAPAPSPPQATPHIETSPPSIQLSPGSTPLPELRSLVPHHLLSSGHQERTATLSATDRTKLAKPHVLQEAPYGPYVENGNMPMDRGPAGRPYLPPTDNYCSSLTGTSRPYRSSEGQFISSVTLWGLAMKTLQNDNDMEQ; encoded by the exons ATGGACAGTTTGTCCAGCCACAGCTCCTACCTCCTCCAGCAGCTTCAGGAGCAGAGGATTCAGGGTCTGCTCTGTGACTGCATGCTGGTGGTCAAAGGCGTTTGCTTCAAAGCCCACAAAAACGTCCTGGCCGCCTTCAGCTCCTATTTCAG GTCCTTATTCCAAAATTCCCCCAGTCAGAAGAATGACGTGTTCAACCTAGTTATCCAGGATGTCAGTGGCATTGGCCAGATATTGGACTACATGTATACCTCCCATCTTGATATTAACCAAGATAATGTGCAAGCACTCCTAGATATTGCGCAGTGTTTGCAGGTTCCGAATGTGCAGAGCATGTGCAATGCTTTCCTCAAGCCCTGTCCTCCACCAGTGGAAATGCCTTCGTTTTCGCTCTCAGGCATGTTGGGTTCAGAGCATGACTGCCTGCTTGGAAGCAATCTTCCTAACGATGTTGACCTGCCCTGTCCCTCTGAATCCCAGAGGCCTGGCTTCAGCAGTGACATGGACCACACCAGAAGGTTGCCAATTTCTGTGCCTAACAGCAGCTCACACTGTGAAATGGGTAGCAGCTCTCAGGCACCAGTAGAAAAGCAGCTAGTTCATGGGTACAAGCTCCGCAACTTCTACAGTAAGCAGTACTTTAAACAAAGTGCAATACAGAGCAATAGTGCAAATTCAAACCAGGGACCTTCAGTGGTGGAAGAGCAGCAGTGTCAACTTGCGATAAGCCAGCCAGGCAACAGCACCCCTGTGAACTCAGGAAACACAGTTCAGCCTAATCAGTCTTCCATATCAGTGAGTGTGGACAGGAACCCTGACTCTTCTCTCACACCCTCAGATAATCTAAACACTCCTAACCCAGACTCCTCAATGAACAAGCCAGTGCGCCCAAAGAAGGCCGTCTACCTGAAGAAATATAACTATCTTCGGTCTCAGAAGGCTTTGGAGGAGATGTGCACTGAATCAGTTATTGAACCTGTCCTTAGCTGTTCAAAGGAGAGCCTTCAAGGAGAGACAGTGGTCCAAGTTCAAGCACCAGAAGCTCCTGTAGAAGATAGCACTGCAGCCAGAGATGAGGTTGCAGACACAGCTGCAGATGCACAGCTTCCCAGTCCTCCACCTGTGAATGAAGAGGAGCAAAATCTAAAGCCTGTGCCGGAGCCAGCTCAGCAATCAGGACACAAGCAGTACTGCTGTGAGGTGTGTGGGAAGATCTTCAAACACCCGAGCAACCTGGAGCTGCACAAGCGCTCGCATACCG GCGAGAAGCCCTTTCAGTGCAACGTTTGTGGAAGAAACTTCTCACAG GCTGGAAATTTACAGACACATTTGCGGCGTCATTCTGGGGAAAAACCATACATCTGTGAGCTGTGTGGGAAAAG CTTTACTGCATCAGGGGATGTCCAACGTCACAAAGTGGTGCACACAGGAGAGAAGCCACATCTGTGTGACATATGTGGCCGAG GATTTAACAACTTGAGCAATCTAAAGGAGCACAAAAGGACTCACGCGACAGACAAGACGTTCACCTGTGACCAGTGTGGAAAGTCCTTTAACACGCACAGAAAGCTTCTGAAGCACAAGGCCCGGCATGCTGGGGAAAAACCTCATAGCTGCGCCACCTGTG GGAAGTGTTTCATTGGCTCAGGAGACCTACAGCGTCACATACGGTCACACACTGGTGAGAAACCTTACATCTGCAATACCTGTGGAAAGAGCTTTACCCGGTCTGCCATGTTGAGAAGACATAGCAACATGCACTGCAAGGGGCCTCCAGTTGAGAGTCAGGTCACTGACAACTCTGAGCAGACACATAGCGCAGATGGCGGCACGTCATTACCCAAAGCTGTCAGCCACAGTAAACCTGCTGCTGCCAGTGAGCAGCATTTCTCTGCTATGATGCCCCACACAGAGTTAGAGAAATCCTCAGCGCCGGCTCCTTCGCCACCACAAGCAACACCACATATAGAGACTTCACCTCCCAGCATTCAACTGAGCCCAGGATCTACCCCGCTTCCAGAGCTGCGCTCCCTGGTTCCCCATCACCTCCTTTCATCTGGCCACCAGGAAAGAACTGCAACCCTATCTGCCACAGATCGTACGAAGCTGGCCAAACCCCACGTATTGCAGGAAGCGCCATATGGTCCGTATGTCGAGAACGGGAACATGCCAATGGATAGAGGCCCAGCGGGGAGGCCCTACCTGCCTCCTACAGACAATTACTGCAGTTCCCTCACAGGGACAAGCAGGCCCTATAGGTCCAGTGAAGGCCAGTTTATCTCCAGTGTAACTCTGTGGGGCCTAGCAATGAAAACGCTCCAGAATGATAATGACATGGAGCAGTAG
- the zbtb49 gene encoding zinc finger and BTB domain-containing protein 49 isoform X1, producing the protein MDSLSSHSSYLLQQLQEQRIQGLLCDCMLVVKGVCFKAHKNVLAAFSSYFRSLFQNSPSQKNDVFNLVIQDVSGIGQILDYMYTSHLDINQDNVQALLDIAQCLQVPNVQSMCNAFLKPCPPPVEMPSFSLSGMLGSEHDCLLGSNLPNDVDLPCPSESQRPGFSSDMDHTRRLPISVPNSSSHCEMGSSSQAPVEKQLVHGYKLRNFYSKQYFKQSAIQSNSANSNQGPSVVEEQQCQLAISQPGNSTPVNSGNTVQPNQSSISVSVDRNPDSSLTPSDNLNTPNPDSSMNKPVRPKKAVYLKKYNYLRSQKALEEMCTESVIEPVLSCSKESLQGETVVQVQAPEAPVEDSTAARDEVADTAADAQLPSPPPVNEEEQNLKPVPEPAQQSGHKQYCCEVCGKIFKHPSNLELHKRSHTGEKPFQCNVCGRNFSQTDSVLQAGNLQTHLRRHSGEKPYICELCGKSFTASGDVQRHKVVHTGEKPHLCDICGRGFNNLSNLKEHKRTHATDKTFTCDQCGKSFNTHRKLLKHKARHAGEKPHSCATCGKCFIGSGDLQRHIRSHTGEKPYICNTCGKSFTRSAMLRRHSNMHCKGPPVESQVTDNSEQTHSADGGTSLPKAVSHSKPAAASEQHFSAMMPHTELEKSSAPAPSPPQATPHIETSPPSIQLSPGSTPLPELRSLVPHHLLSSGHQERTATLSATDRTKLAKPHVLQEAPYGPYVENGNMPMDRGPAGRPYLPPTDNYCSSLTGTSRPYRSSEGQFISSVTLWGLAMKTLQNDNDMEQ; encoded by the exons ATGGACAGTTTGTCCAGCCACAGCTCCTACCTCCTCCAGCAGCTTCAGGAGCAGAGGATTCAGGGTCTGCTCTGTGACTGCATGCTGGTGGTCAAAGGCGTTTGCTTCAAAGCCCACAAAAACGTCCTGGCCGCCTTCAGCTCCTATTTCAG GTCCTTATTCCAAAATTCCCCCAGTCAGAAGAATGACGTGTTCAACCTAGTTATCCAGGATGTCAGTGGCATTGGCCAGATATTGGACTACATGTATACCTCCCATCTTGATATTAACCAAGATAATGTGCAAGCACTCCTAGATATTGCGCAGTGTTTGCAGGTTCCGAATGTGCAGAGCATGTGCAATGCTTTCCTCAAGCCCTGTCCTCCACCAGTGGAAATGCCTTCGTTTTCGCTCTCAGGCATGTTGGGTTCAGAGCATGACTGCCTGCTTGGAAGCAATCTTCCTAACGATGTTGACCTGCCCTGTCCCTCTGAATCCCAGAGGCCTGGCTTCAGCAGTGACATGGACCACACCAGAAGGTTGCCAATTTCTGTGCCTAACAGCAGCTCACACTGTGAAATGGGTAGCAGCTCTCAGGCACCAGTAGAAAAGCAGCTAGTTCATGGGTACAAGCTCCGCAACTTCTACAGTAAGCAGTACTTTAAACAAAGTGCAATACAGAGCAATAGTGCAAATTCAAACCAGGGACCTTCAGTGGTGGAAGAGCAGCAGTGTCAACTTGCGATAAGCCAGCCAGGCAACAGCACCCCTGTGAACTCAGGAAACACAGTTCAGCCTAATCAGTCTTCCATATCAGTGAGTGTGGACAGGAACCCTGACTCTTCTCTCACACCCTCAGATAATCTAAACACTCCTAACCCAGACTCCTCAATGAACAAGCCAGTGCGCCCAAAGAAGGCCGTCTACCTGAAGAAATATAACTATCTTCGGTCTCAGAAGGCTTTGGAGGAGATGTGCACTGAATCAGTTATTGAACCTGTCCTTAGCTGTTCAAAGGAGAGCCTTCAAGGAGAGACAGTGGTCCAAGTTCAAGCACCAGAAGCTCCTGTAGAAGATAGCACTGCAGCCAGAGATGAGGTTGCAGACACAGCTGCAGATGCACAGCTTCCCAGTCCTCCACCTGTGAATGAAGAGGAGCAAAATCTAAAGCCTGTGCCGGAGCCAGCTCAGCAATCAGGACACAAGCAGTACTGCTGTGAGGTGTGTGGGAAGATCTTCAAACACCCGAGCAACCTGGAGCTGCACAAGCGCTCGCATACCG GCGAGAAGCCCTTTCAGTGCAACGTTTGTGGAAGAAACTTCTCACAG ACGGATTCTGTCTTACAGGCTGGAAATTTACAGACACATTTGCGGCGTCATTCTGGGGAAAAACCATACATCTGTGAGCTGTGTGGGAAAAG CTTTACTGCATCAGGGGATGTCCAACGTCACAAAGTGGTGCACACAGGAGAGAAGCCACATCTGTGTGACATATGTGGCCGAG GATTTAACAACTTGAGCAATCTAAAGGAGCACAAAAGGACTCACGCGACAGACAAGACGTTCACCTGTGACCAGTGTGGAAAGTCCTTTAACACGCACAGAAAGCTTCTGAAGCACAAGGCCCGGCATGCTGGGGAAAAACCTCATAGCTGCGCCACCTGTG GGAAGTGTTTCATTGGCTCAGGAGACCTACAGCGTCACATACGGTCACACACTGGTGAGAAACCTTACATCTGCAATACCTGTGGAAAGAGCTTTACCCGGTCTGCCATGTTGAGAAGACATAGCAACATGCACTGCAAGGGGCCTCCAGTTGAGAGTCAGGTCACTGACAACTCTGAGCAGACACATAGCGCAGATGGCGGCACGTCATTACCCAAAGCTGTCAGCCACAGTAAACCTGCTGCTGCCAGTGAGCAGCATTTCTCTGCTATGATGCCCCACACAGAGTTAGAGAAATCCTCAGCGCCGGCTCCTTCGCCACCACAAGCAACACCACATATAGAGACTTCACCTCCCAGCATTCAACTGAGCCCAGGATCTACCCCGCTTCCAGAGCTGCGCTCCCTGGTTCCCCATCACCTCCTTTCATCTGGCCACCAGGAAAGAACTGCAACCCTATCTGCCACAGATCGTACGAAGCTGGCCAAACCCCACGTATTGCAGGAAGCGCCATATGGTCCGTATGTCGAGAACGGGAACATGCCAATGGATAGAGGCCCAGCGGGGAGGCCCTACCTGCCTCCTACAGACAATTACTGCAGTTCCCTCACAGGGACAAGCAGGCCCTATAGGTCCAGTGAAGGCCAGTTTATCTCCAGTGTAACTCTGTGGGGCCTAGCAATGAAAACGCTCCAGAATGATAATGACATGGAGCAGTAG